The Ruminococcaceae bacterium R-25 DNA segment ATATGTCTGTCCTTGGGACTGATCATGAGAGCTTCGTACTCTCTGCCGGAGCTCTTCTTAACGGGCTGGAACTTCATCTCGTAATCCTGGTACTCATCTGAAAGATGTGACTTAATGTTGTCGTAGACCTTCTTCTTAAAAGTATCGAAATTCATATTATTTCCTCCAAAAGTTAATAGTGATTTGGCCTTGATAATCTGTATTCAAGGCTTGATTTCGCGCCGTTTGGGCGAAATCTTTGTTTTGTTTGTATGAGATCTAAGTCTCTTAATTCATGAATCGCTCTTTTTATAGTAGATCTTGAACGTTTAAGGTCTTTCGCAATCGTATTGATTCCCGGCCAGCATATACCATCCTTGTTTGCCCGGTCATTCAAGTAAAGGTATACGATGACAGCTCTGTCGTTTATGCCTTCGATTGAGTAGAGAAAGGATATGTTAACCATGCTGTTTCTCTGCTTCTGTCATATACTTGGCACAACGTTCCATGCTGTCGGGCGGGGTAGTGATTACCTCGACTGGGGGTGCCTTGAGGACTTGCTTCTGACCACCGGCTTCTGCAGGCGGCTTCTCGGCATGTTTTGCCTCTTTGTGATACTTGTCGTTGATTGCGCGCTTGATATCATCACGACAGGCATATTCCACTTTTCTGCTGGCGTGTTCGCTCACGATATACGGATTGTTTTCATCGAAAGTTATTCCCCATTTGAAGAACAGCTTCATATGAACCTTCATAGGATGAAAGCCTGTCTTCATAACAATAAACATTCCTTTGGGAAGATTTCGAAGCTCATCTGCAGTCATGAGAGGACGCTCGATCATTTGTAACGATTGCGATGGGTTCTCTTTGGATCTGCTGACTGAACCCGACAGAACCGTTCTGGAGCCTAAGGCTTTGGATATCTGATCTGCAGAAGTTGAGTTCGGGGCAAATCCGCCGGAGATAGTAAGCTGCGTGTTATCGATTATTATTTCGGCTCCTGCCTTGCCATAATTCTTTTCGAGCTGGGCAAAAGACTGGATTATCGGTACTATTTGCAGTCTTCTTGAACGGGAGGCTGAAAACATCATTTCAGCTGAGTCGATCTTAGGTAAAGTGCCGAACTCATCACAGAAGAACACGCAGCGATTCTCAAGCTTACCGCCATGCTCATCGGCCACAGATAAGATCTCGCGGTAAAGCTGTTGAATGATAAGGGAGATAAGGAAGAAAGTGTTTGGGTTCTCTTCCGGCATGATTATGAACAGTGCGCTCTTTTCATTGCAGAACTTCTCGGCATCAAGTTCTGTATCGAAGCAAAGGAGCTGTTCAAGCTCAGAATCAAGAAACGTGTTAAGTCTTGATAATGCTGTGCTCATAACCGAAGACATTGACTGTTCCGGGGAATTAAGTGCAGCACCGGCAAACCATTTAGCCTTGTGATCATCAGGAAGCTCATCCATAAGAAGTTGGAACTGATTCTTCCCTTTGATCCCGGAAGGGGATAAGAGTTCCTGTATGACCTTAAAGACCGACACGATATGCCTGTGCTCCGGCTTGGCAAATTCTGCTATCAATAAAATTGTTGCAGTGAGCAAGCCTTCTGCAGCATCGTAAAAGAATGCGTTCTGTCCGAAGGATGTTGCATCGGTGCCGGAGAGGATTATTGTTTTGGCGATAATCTTTGCATACTTCTCGGATTTGGCACGATATGCGATATTATCGGGATTGGCTAAGGCAAGGTCCATATACTTGTTTACAAGGTGCAGGAGATTATTACCGTTTGACCTTGTCGGATTACGAAGATCGATTACTGAAACGTTATACCCATAATCTTTGCAGATATTGCCGTAGTTTCTCATAATTTCGCCCTTGGTGTCGGTTGACATAAAGCTCATGCCTGAAGCCAAGGCGTATTCGATGCACGGATACAGCCAGAATGCCGTCTTACCGACGCCGGCAGCACCGAGCATCAGAGCGTGGACATCTCCCGTATCCACGATTGCTTCATTGCTGTTGGAACAACCAACCACAATGCCCTGAGGAACTTTCTCAATTGGGAGCTCGATTTCAGGGAGACCTTTCCTTCCTCTTATTTTGTTTCTGATTTTAAGAAGGAGAGAGGGCCTTCTTTCGATGGTCGGTTCTTCTCCGTTTTTGGCCTGTTCGCGCCACTTTTTTGGTGTGAATTTGATAAAACGGTACATTCGTTTTATTTCCGGGGTTGTGGCCCATCTGGAAGTGCCGTGCTGGCCGTCGCCAACGGTCCTGCTCTTGATACCATTGAGGTTATACATATGACTCACCATATTGATAACCGCCATGAGTATCATGATCGCGACCATGACTATAACTAGGAGAGGGATGTGATTGGGCATTCAATCTCACCTTCTTCCTGTCCTGAATTTAAAAGATCCTCGTTCCAGTCTTTTAAAGTAGGAACAAGGATCTCTGCTTTATACCCGTCGGCTTTAAGCTGTTCGCATAATTGCTGAGCTGATTTCTGCCCGGGTCCGTCGTTGTCATAACAAATGTATACATGGTCAAGGTTAGGGTTATCCTTAAGCATTTGCATAAGTGGCTGAGGTGAAAGGGAACAGGCTGCAATATAGTTGTTGTCATACCAATTTCTTGGGTACATTGAGATATAAGAAAGCATATCTATTGGTGCCTCGAATACAAATACCGTATTGCCTTTGCCTCGCCAGTTGAAACTGAATCTTGTATCTGATCCCATCTGGTTGCCGCGCCATCTGTGCTTGGAAGTTGTGCTTCTTAAGTGTGCATGCTTGGGTTTACCAGATTTGTCTTTGCCTACGAATACAGCATTGTGATGAGCCTTGGTCTCGTATAACAAGCCGTTATGGGCAAAAATCCTGAGTATAGTACTGTCTATGCCTCGGGTGTTGATAAGATAACCGAAAGTCCGATGCATATTGTTGTTGCTTTCCGGAAGCCGGAACTCTATCTGAGTTATCGGTTTGGGCTTTTGCTGAGCCTTTTTGTTGATATAAGATGGTTCTTCTGTGCCGTCTTCGTTCAATATAAGTTTTACGGCATCACGAAAGTTGAGGCCGAAATACTTTTCTACAAAGCTGATTGTAGTTCCGCCGACACGTTCATACTGGTGAAACCACAGGTTGTCTTTTATTGATACAGTTTCGTCTCCGTCCATCCACTCGTATTCCGTGCCGACTCGTTTTACCTGCTGACCATTCATTCTTAAGAAGTCGACAAGGTCAGTGTCCGCCGCTCTTTGTATCTGTTCATCTGAATATTTCTTGAACATCGGGGTTGCCTCACTTTCATTAATGTTTATCCGTGCTTGATTCCATGTGCTTCATCCTTTTCCTGGATCTTTCTTCTGAGTTTTATATCAACTTTCGGTACGTGCTCAGGATTATCCTGGAACTTATCCCGAAAGATTCTACTGACGCTATAAAGGAGCCTTGACACTGATGTAGCCATATAAGCAGAAGTGTTTGACTGATAACATGTAATATGTGACGTGTTAACGGTGATTTTATCCGAATAATATGCAATATCTGACTTGTTATCTGTTTGCTGCGGTTGAAGACTAATATCTTCTTCTGATACATCAATACCGTAAATGTCATCTTCATCATCATAAGGGAAGAGGTTGTTTCTGATATCAGTATCCAACTCGCAGGCAGCGGTAATAACGGCATTACGGATAGTTTTGAATTCTGGATTCTCGGATAATGGTATTCTTATTGGTGTCATCTCTGAATAAATACGATGGAGTTCACACTGTTTCTCGTACCAGAGATCATATAATTCCTTTACAGCATGAATCTTTTCAATCTGATCAACTATCCTGTCAACGATATACTTATCATTCTTTTTAAGATATCCATATGACTTTTTACCCTTGTGAGTCTTTAACCTTCTGTTCAAATCAAGAAGCATAGCCTGAAGGATAGTGTTGTTTTCATAACCGTCATTAATTCTTTTGATTATTTCTTCAACCTCATCTTTTCCGCGAAGTCTGAGTTTGTCCCTTCGGTCCGCCTTATCTTTCTGGATGTTCAGCATCTCGTCTTGGAAGATGACGTGTGCAAAGGTGCTCTTAAGACTTTCTATACCGGCTTTATCAATGAACCCTCGGTTTTCTTTGTCGTATACGATCAGGTGAATATGCGGATGGTAAGATTCATTGTGGAAGGCTCCATACCATTGAAGGGAAGAGGGTCTTATCTTGAAATCTTTAGCAAGTTCATCTCTGTTGGCTCTTACCATATTCCGCCAGCGTTCACCGGTTTCGAATCCGAGGCGTTCAGCATCTTCTCGTTTTATCGAGACAATTACCGTCCAGATTGTGCCTTTGAAGTCATTGAGTTCATCAGACACTTTATCAAGATCAACTTCGACACCTGCATCGGTGAAGAGACCGTGCTTACCGCTTTTCTCTGCTCTTGGTCTTGTTGCAATATAGTCCGCATAAGTCGTATCACGTTCGCGTGGCTCGTGGAATATAGCCGAATCATCTATCTTGGCAACGCCTTCTCTTGTGCCAATATAACGTGCATATCGACCGGGCGTCCGCTTTTGTGTCGGCTTCAGATATTTGACTTTAACAACGATTCTGGCCATAGGAAATTACCTCTTTTGCCATCGGATGGCATCATTCATATTGAAGTCACCGTTAAGCTTACGAACCTCAGTCTCGCATTCACGCCTTAAGCTGCTTATTTTTTCCTCATCAATATCAAGGCTTGCTGCAAACAGGTTGTTCATTACAGCAATCTCAACTGCGAGTTTGAAAAGAATCCGGGTTATGCGTTTTGTGTTTTCATCTGAAGCTGCCTTGACGGATGACATTATGGTAGGAGAGAGGTAATCAGTCATGTGCTCTGAATTGACATATCCGAGATAGTAAATTATTGCCCGCTCCAAGAATTCGTTATAGGAAGTACAATGACCTTTGCGATAGGATTGTTTGACTTCTGTATAAGTCTCATCAGTCAGATAAAGACTTACTTTCTTCTTTTCCATATCATCACGGCAATTCGGTAGAACTGTATTGAGGCCTGAAAAGATGACTTCTAGGGTTGAATAGAACTATAACCTCAAAGTCTTAAACGAATTAGAACTGTTGGCTTTGGAACAGTGTTACACAGCAGAAAGCCTTATTCACACGGCTCTGCCGGGTGATGTAAAAAGAGTAGAACACATAAGATAGTTCTACTCCTTTATCCTGCTTATTTTTCTGCACGCATAATGACCCGTGATTCATGGTTCAGACCTCTACATCAAGTCTCAGGTTGCCTCAGACCTCCTTTCGTTATTCTTGTTTTTGAGATTTTCGGAGATATAATCTCTGACGATTGCTGGTACATATTTGCCGTAAAGTGTCTCGATATGTCGAGCAATTTCGAATTCCAGATAAGTGTCTTTCCGGCCGAGATAAACTCTTAATGCATCTATCTGGGCAGGTTCTGCTTCAATTTCTAGTTTGATTTTTGGCATTAGACCGCCTCCTTTGTATCGTTATCAGGATCTTCGGGGGAGATCTTGATGAATAAAATGTTCTTCTTTGGTATTAATATTTCCTCTCCGGCACTGTTTCTGAAGCACACAACATCGTCATCTGAAGAGTTTTCTATCTTTTCGATGATGGAGCCTTTATCAAAATAGTTATAGGTCTTACGGAAAGAAATTGATGTTCCGTCTGTCAAAAAGACGGTGAATACTTGAAAGTTGCCCATGTCTGATCACCTCTCTTTGTATTTGGGCATAAGAAAACCCGAGTGTATTTACTCGGGTCTTTGGAGGGTGTTTTGAAGCTGTAAAAGCTTTATAGGTCA contains these protein-coding regions:
- a CDS encoding helix-turn-helix protein (manually curated), whose amino-acid sequence is MVNISFLYSIEGINDRAVIVYLYLNDRANKDGICWPGINTIAKDLKRSRSTIKRAIHELRDLDLIQTKQRFRPNGAKSSLEYRLSRPNHY
- a CDS encoding Toprim domain-containing protein, with amino-acid sequence MFKKYSDEQIQRAADTDLVDFLRMNGQQVKRVGTEYEWMDGDETVSIKDNLWFHQYERVGGTTISFVEKYFGLNFRDAVKLILNEDGTEEPSYINKKAQQKPKPITQIEFRLPESNNNMHRTFGYLINTRGIDSTILRIFAHNGLLYETKAHHNAVFVGKDKSGKPKHAHLRSTTSKHRWRGNQMGSDTRFSFNWRGKGNTVFVFEAPIDMLSYISMYPRNWYDNNYIAACSLSPQPLMQMLKDNPNLDHVYICYDNDGPGQKSAQQLCEQLKADGYKAEILVPTLKDWNEDLLNSGQEEGEIECPITSLS
- a CDS encoding type IV secretion system protein VirD4 translates to MPNHIPLLVIVMVAIMILMAVINMVSHMYNLNGIKSRTVGDGQHGTSRWATTPEIKRMYRFIKFTPKKWREQAKNGEEPTIERRPSLLLKIRNKIRGRKGLPEIELPIEKVPQGIVVGCSNSNEAIVDTGDVHALMLGAAGVGKTAFWLYPCIEYALASGMSFMSTDTKGEIMRNYGNICKDYGYNVSVIDLRNPTRSNGNNLLHLVNKYMDLALANPDNIAYRAKSEKYAKIIAKTIILSGTDATSFGQNAFFYDAAEGLLTATILLIAEFAKPEHRHIVSVFKVIQELLSPSGIKGKNQFQLLMDELPDDHKAKWFAGAALNSPEQSMSSVMSTALSRLNTFLDSELEQLLCFDTELDAEKFCNEKSALFIIMPEENPNTFFLISLIIQQLYREILSVADEHGGKLENRCVFFCDEFGTLPKIDSAEMMFSASRSRRLQIVPIIQSFAQLEKNYGKAGAEIIIDNTQLTISGGFAPNSTSADQISKALGSRTVLSGSVSRSKENPSQSLQMIERPLMTADELRNLPKGMFIVMKTGFHPMKVHMKLFFKWGITFDENNPYIVSEHASRKVEYACRDDIKRAINDKYHKEAKHAEKPPAEAGGQKQVLKAPPVEVITTPPDSMERCAKYMTEAEKQHG